A genomic region of Dreissena polymorpha isolate Duluth1 chromosome 4, UMN_Dpol_1.0, whole genome shotgun sequence contains the following coding sequences:
- the LOC127879822 gene encoding uncharacterized protein LOC127879822 isoform X2 yields the protein MTLWTLHLVRSMDCSRGLGEHGTDKETLNQQRRQEYNDKLDQNVDRGRSPQRVPPPTDQYSKLLEEKRREEASRRRYDDPEFQGRLPNSRERYGY from the exons ATGACTTTGTGGACACTGCATCTGGTCCGTTCAATGGACTGTTCCAGGGGACTGGGTGAGCACGGCACGGACAAGGAGACCTTGAACCAGCAGCGTCGCCAAGAGTACAATGACAAGCTCGACCAG AACGTGGATCGTGGTCGTTCCCCTCAGCGTGTGCCCCCGCCCACAGACCAGTACTCCAAGCTGCTTGAGGAGAAGAGACGTGAGGAGGCCAGCAGAAG ACGCTATGATGACCCAGAGTTCCAGGGAAGGCTTCCCAATAGCAGAGAG CGTTATGGATACTAG
- the LOC127879822 gene encoding uncharacterized protein LOC127879822 isoform X1, with product MTLWTLHLVRSMDCSRGLGEHGTDKETLNQQRRQEYNDKLDQQFGKDKPSGRPNWVKEPLPNNVDRGRSPQRVPPPTDQYSKLLEEKRREEASRRRYDDPEFQGRLPNSRERYGY from the exons ATGACTTTGTGGACACTGCATCTGGTCCGTTCAATGGACTGTTCCAGGGGACTGGGTGAGCACGGCACGGACAAGGAGACCTTGAACCAGCAGCGTCGCCAAGAGTACAATGACAAGCTCGACCAG CAATTTGGCAAGGACAAGCCTTCTGGACGGCCCAACTGGGTCAAGGAGCCCCTACCAAAT AACGTGGATCGTGGTCGTTCCCCTCAGCGTGTGCCCCCGCCCACAGACCAGTACTCCAAGCTGCTTGAGGAGAAGAGACGTGAGGAGGCCAGCAGAAG ACGCTATGATGACCCAGAGTTCCAGGGAAGGCTTCCCAATAGCAGAGAG CGTTATGGATACTAG